A window of Kocuria sp. TGY1127_2 genomic DNA:
CGAGCAGAGCTCACAGAGCGGTGGTGAGAACATCCAGTGGCTGGGCCTCAGGGACGCGGCTCCCGTTCTGAGCAAGGAAGAAAGCACGTGGCTGAGCATCGGGATCGCTCTCATGAACTGGCACTCCAGCTACAAATTCTGTCCCACCTGCGGTTCCCCCTGCCAACCGGACCCCACCGGGTGGGTACGAATCTGTGAATCAGAGGGTCGGGAACTCTTTCCTCGAACCGATCCGGCCGTGATCTCGGCCGTGGTCCACACGGACGACAGCGGCGTGGATCGCCTCCTCCTGGGACATTCGGCGGCGTGGCCCGAAGACCGTTACTCGACCTTTGCGGGATTCGTAGAGTCGGGCGAGTCCCTAGAAGCAGCCGTTGCGCGGGAAATCTACGAAGAAGCGGGCGTCGCTATCGATGAGGCGACCTATCTGGGATCGCAGCCCTGGCCTTTTCCGCGCTCGCTCATGCTCGGTTTCGTCGCGCATGCAACTCGGCTCGAGTCGGCCAGGCCGGACGGCAAGGAGATTTCCAGCGTTCGATGGTTCACACGGGACGAGCTCGAGGCCGCTGTTACTTCGGGGGAGATCCGCCTGCCGGACAGTGTCTCGATCGCTCATCACCTGATCGCCAATTGGTACGGTGGACCTTTGCCTCAATCGCCAGCGGAGTTCGACGACCGGGGCCCTTCCGGATACGACAACCAATCCGATACTGAGGAGGCGACTCAGCGCTGAAGACCGCAGCCGAATTGCTGATCCCCGGGGAACCGCCCAGCCCCGACCAGATCCTCGAGGGCCTCGACCCTGAGCAGCGAGAGGTCGCCACGAGCCTGCAGGGACCCGTGTGCGTGTTAGCAGGAGCCGGGACGGGTAAGACGCGGGCGATCACCCATCGGATCGCATACGGAATCGCTTCCGGCGCGTACGTGGGACAGCGTGTCCTCGCCCTGACCTTCACCTCCCGTGCAGCCAATGAAATGAGGAATCGGCTTCGTTCCTTGGGCGCAGCAGGTGTGCAGACTCGCACTTTCCACGCCGCAGCGTTGCGCCAACTCCAGTATTTCTGGCCCCAAGCCGTAGGAGGGACCCCGCCTCAGCTCATCTCGGGCAAAGCGCAATTCATCTCAGAAGTTGCATCTCGCCTTCGATTCAGTACGGATCGCGCGATTATTCGGGATCTGGCCGCGGAGATCGAATGGGCAAAAGTCTCGATGCTCACGCCGGATACGTTGGAAGAGCACCTGGGGCATCGGGAGCTGCCCACGGGATTTACCCCGTTGAGCATGGCCAGGATCATGCGCGGCTA
This region includes:
- the nudC gene encoding NAD(+) diphosphatase, giving the protein MDSALSDSSTRVLMLDQGKVPTAWSEGRAGVAWAAPTEGLDVVAYLGTSEDRAPILLARAPHTRPEDIQAGDPWPEEHEQSSQSGGENIQWLGLRDAAPVLSKEESTWLSIGIALMNWHSSYKFCPTCGSPCQPDPTGWVRICESEGRELFPRTDPAVISAVVHTDDSGVDRLLLGHSAAWPEDRYSTFAGFVESGESLEAAVAREIYEEAGVAIDEATYLGSQPWPFPRSLMLGFVAHATRLESARPDGKEISSVRWFTRDELEAAVTSGEIRLPDSVSIAHHLIANWYGGPLPQSPAEFDDRGPSGYDNQSDTEEATQR